Proteins encoded by one window of Planktothrix tepida PCC 9214:
- a CDS encoding ABC transporter ATP-binding protein, which translates to MANVRLENITRRYHTTLAIEEINFEVPDGEFWVLVGPSGCGKSTILRTIAGLETATSGNVYIDNTLVNEIPARKRDVAMVFQNYALYPHLSVAENLAFGLKMRGVDPTKTQEIIQKVAQSLSIEHLLNRKPKQLSGGQQQRVALGRAIAREPKVFLLDEPLSNLDAQLRDDTRAELKQLHQRLGITTIYVTHDQVEAMTLADKLVILHQGKIQQIGDPQRVYSRPKNRMVATFLGNPPMNILPITYGNSLFWIANQSLTCPSAIREKLQPQEGQKFDLGIRPEHIQFITSENVIDDLQQDVWAFEKVPLDVEVSVVEPLGREILVRAYIPNSSQPHEQYSIQFQVPIHHHLHPGDRLTIKLDLNQILIFNSTTGDTLYP; encoded by the coding sequence ATGGCAAATGTTCGTTTAGAAAATATTACCCGACGTTATCATACCACCCTTGCAATTGAAGAGATTAATTTTGAAGTTCCCGATGGAGAATTCTGGGTGTTAGTAGGGCCATCGGGTTGTGGAAAATCAACAATTTTAAGAACCATTGCTGGGTTAGAAACAGCTACTTCTGGCAATGTTTATATTGATAATACCTTAGTGAATGAGATTCCCGCGCGTAAACGAGATGTGGCAATGGTATTTCAAAATTATGCTCTTTATCCCCATCTCAGTGTTGCTGAAAATTTAGCGTTCGGCTTAAAAATGCGGGGAGTTGACCCAACAAAAACGCAAGAAATTATTCAAAAAGTAGCTCAATCTCTTTCCATTGAACATTTATTAAATCGCAAACCCAAACAACTTTCAGGAGGACAACAACAACGGGTAGCATTAGGACGAGCGATCGCCCGTGAACCGAAAGTTTTCCTATTAGATGAACCTTTATCAAATTTAGATGCTCAACTGCGAGATGATACCCGTGCCGAACTTAAACAACTGCATCAGCGTTTAGGAATTACAACCATTTATGTTACCCATGATCAAGTAGAGGCGATGACTTTAGCCGATAAACTGGTAATTCTCCATCAAGGAAAAATTCAACAAATCGGTGATCCACAAAGGGTTTATTCTCGACCTAAAAATCGGATGGTTGCCACTTTTTTAGGCAATCCTCCAATGAATATTTTACCCATTACCTATGGAAATAGTTTATTTTGGATTGCCAATCAATCCTTAACTTGTCCAAGCGCAATTCGAGAAAAATTACAACCCCAGGAGGGTCAAAAATTTGATTTAGGTATTCGTCCTGAACATATTCAATTTATCACTTCCGAGAATGTTATTGATGATTTACAACAAGATGTTTGGGCTTTTGAAAAAGTCCCCCTGGATGTGGAAGTTAGTGTTGTCGAACCCTTGGGTCGAGAAATATTAGTTCGCGCTTATATTCCTAATTCTTCGCAACCCCATGAACAATATTCTATTCAATTTCAAGTCCCTATTCACCATCACCTTCATCCCGGCGATCGCTTAACCATCAAACTAGATTTGAATCAGATTTTAATCTTTAATTCCACAACAGGCGATACTCTCTATCCTTAA
- a CDS encoding ParM/StbA family protein, whose amino-acid sequence MQGGNKQPGQPAAAAAAASMLNRQTTPTSGKKTILSLDLGRTSTKACTSRNPNEVVFIPSNIKALTVDTARGGGFESKNTDPLLDIWVEYQGMGYAVGQLAADFGAALFKDGSDSPSKVDDALIKLFACVGYFKLQGEIDVVLGLPFYSQAQFEQEKEHITRLLIGTHEMFYRGEQIKITVTNVRVMPEGYGSLIWLEAQGGNSVPNFADLSVAIVDVGHQTTDFLTVDRFRFARGVSQSDTFAMGKFYEEVASKIEGADSQSLYLLEAVHKPAGERLYRPRGAVKPFNLDDIVPELRKNFARDLSDRVVRWLPERVTDVVITGGGGEFFWEDLQPLLKNAGLRAHLVQPSRKSNALGQFVYGEAQLTRR is encoded by the coding sequence ATGCAAGGTGGTAATAAACAGCCCGGACAACCAGCAGCCGCAGCCGCCGCTGCTTCAATGCTGAATCGGCAAACAACGCCGACAAGCGGTAAAAAAACGATTTTAAGTCTTGATTTAGGGCGGACATCAACGAAAGCCTGTACCAGTCGTAACCCGAATGAAGTTGTTTTCATTCCCTCTAATATCAAAGCCCTAACGGTGGATACCGCCAGAGGTGGTGGCTTTGAGTCCAAAAATACTGATCCCCTGCTCGATATTTGGGTAGAATATCAGGGCATGGGTTATGCCGTCGGTCAACTCGCGGCTGACTTTGGAGCAGCATTATTTAAAGATGGTTCCGATTCTCCTTCCAAAGTTGATGATGCTTTAATTAAACTGTTTGCTTGTGTCGGCTACTTCAAGCTACAGGGGGAGATCGATGTCGTTCTAGGTCTACCCTTCTATTCTCAAGCCCAATTTGAGCAAGAAAAAGAACATATCACTCGGTTACTCATTGGTACCCACGAAATGTTCTATCGGGGTGAGCAGATCAAAATTACGGTTACGAATGTTCGCGTTATGCCCGAAGGCTATGGCAGCTTGATTTGGCTGGAAGCCCAAGGTGGCAACTCAGTTCCCAATTTCGCGGATCTCTCCGTCGCCATTGTGGATGTCGGTCATCAAACCACTGATTTCTTAACCGTTGATCGGTTCCGGTTTGCTAGAGGGGTTTCCCAAAGTGATACCTTTGCGATGGGTAAATTCTATGAAGAAGTGGCGAGTAAAATTGAAGGGGCCGATAGTCAGTCTCTCTATTTACTCGAAGCCGTTCACAAACCCGCCGGAGAACGGTTATATCGTCCTCGTGGAGCCGTTAAACCGTTTAACTTAGATGATATTGTCCCCGAATTACGGAAAAATTTCGCCCGTGATTTATCTGATCGCGTTGTCCGATGGCTCCCTGAACGGGTGACGGATGTTGTTATCACCGGAGGGGGTGGGGAATTTTTCTGGGAAGACCTGCAACCCCTACTGAAAAACGCAGGTCTGAGAGCACATCTGGTGCAACCTTCGCGTAAATCTAATGCTTTAGGGCAGTTTGTCTATGGTGAAGCTCAGTTAACCCGACGTTAA
- the rph gene encoding ribonuclease PH — MMWKRPDHREPNQLRPVSFERNFTRFSPGSVLAKSGDTKVLCSVSIEPGVPKFLQNTGQGWLTAEYRMLPGATPQRQPREFLKLSGRTQEIQRLIGRSLRAALDLKALGEYTITVDADVIQADAGTRTTAITGGFVALVDALNSLIQKGQLQQLPICHQIAAISVGLLEGEPYLDLNYTEDVAADIDFNLVMTEELEIIELQGTAELGSFSREQLDKILNVAELGIQELLKAQRQILGEFILLKSGES; from the coding sequence ATTATGTGGAAACGTCCTGATCATAGAGAACCCAATCAACTCCGTCCTGTGAGTTTTGAACGAAATTTTACTCGCTTTTCCCCGGGTTCTGTTTTAGCGAAAAGTGGAGATACAAAAGTTTTATGTAGTGTTAGTATTGAACCGGGAGTCCCTAAATTTTTACAGAATACAGGACAAGGGTGGTTAACAGCAGAATATCGAATGTTACCCGGAGCAACTCCACAACGTCAACCGAGAGAATTTTTAAAATTATCAGGACGAACCCAAGAAATTCAACGATTAATTGGACGGAGTTTAAGAGCCGCGCTCGATTTAAAAGCATTAGGGGAATATACCATTACCGTTGATGCGGATGTGATTCAAGCCGATGCTGGAACCCGAACCACAGCCATTACAGGGGGGTTTGTGGCGTTAGTAGATGCCTTAAATTCATTAATTCAAAAAGGACAACTTCAACAATTACCGATTTGTCATCAAATTGCAGCGATTTCTGTGGGGTTATTAGAAGGAGAACCTTATTTAGATTTGAATTATACCGAAGATGTGGCTGCTGACATCGATTTTAATTTAGTGATGACGGAAGAATTAGAAATTATTGAACTGCAAGGAACGGCTGAATTAGGGAGTTTTAGTCGAGAACAATTAGATAAAATTTTGAATGTTGCAGAATTAGGAATTCAAGAATTATTAAAAGCTCAACGTCAAATATTAGGAGAGTTTATCCTCCTAAAAAGTGGGGAATCATAA
- the ftsH2 gene encoding ATP-dependent zinc metalloprotease FtsH2, giving the protein MKTSWKTILLWTLPALVIGFFVWQGAFATAPAEFGKNTASTRMSYGRFLDYLEAGRVTSVELYDGGRTAIVDAVDPQLDNRIQRLRVDLPNNAPELIARLRASQISFDSHPPRNDGALWGLLGNLIFPILLIAGLFFLFRRSNNVPGGPGQAMNFGKSKAKFQMEAKTGVLFDDVAGVEEAKEELQEVVTFLKKPERFTAVGARIPKGVLLVGPPGTGKTLLAKAIAGEAGVPFFSISGSEFVEMFVGVGASRVRDLFKKAKETAPCIVFIDEIDAVGRQRGAGIGGGNDEREQTLNQLLTEMDGFEGNTGIIIIAATNRPDVLDSALLRPGRFDRQITVDAPDIKGRLAVLEVHARNKKISEAVSLEAIARRTPGFTGADLANLLNEAAILTARRRKEGITMLEIDDAVDRVIAGMEGTPLIDGKSKRLIAYHEIGHAIVGTLLKDHDPVQKVTLIPRGQAQGLTWFTPDEDQGLISRSQILARISGALGGRAAEDIIFGDSEVTTGAGGDLQQVAGMARQMVTRYGMSDLGPLSLESQQEVFLGRDFATRTEYSNEIASRIDAQIRTIAEHCYQQACQIIRDNREVIDRLVDLLIEKETIDGDEFRQIVAEYTEVPEKERFAVVL; this is encoded by the coding sequence ATGAAGACGTCGTGGAAAACAATACTCCTTTGGACTTTACCCGCTTTGGTCATCGGGTTTTTTGTCTGGCAAGGAGCTTTTGCCACTGCACCCGCAGAATTTGGTAAAAACACCGCCAGCACCCGCATGAGCTATGGTCGTTTCTTAGATTATTTAGAGGCTGGTCGTGTTACCAGTGTAGAACTCTATGATGGCGGTCGTACAGCCATTGTCGATGCTGTTGATCCCCAACTGGATAACCGCATTCAACGGTTGCGGGTGGACTTACCCAATAATGCTCCAGAATTGATCGCCCGGTTAAGGGCATCTCAAATTAGTTTTGATAGCCATCCCCCTCGCAATGATGGTGCTTTATGGGGATTGTTAGGAAATCTGATCTTCCCTATTTTATTAATTGCTGGTTTATTCTTCCTCTTCCGTCGGTCTAATAATGTTCCGGGTGGCCCTGGTCAAGCCATGAATTTTGGCAAGTCCAAAGCTAAATTCCAAATGGAAGCCAAAACCGGAGTCTTATTTGATGATGTGGCTGGGGTGGAAGAAGCCAAAGAAGAATTACAAGAAGTTGTCACTTTCCTGAAAAAACCCGAACGGTTTACCGCCGTTGGGGCGAGAATTCCCAAAGGGGTGTTATTAGTTGGCCCCCCAGGAACTGGGAAAACCTTATTAGCTAAAGCCATCGCCGGGGAAGCGGGTGTTCCCTTCTTCAGTATCTCCGGTTCGGAATTTGTGGAAATGTTTGTCGGGGTGGGTGCGTCCCGGGTTCGTGATTTGTTCAAGAAAGCCAAAGAAACAGCCCCTTGTATTGTCTTTATTGATGAAATTGATGCCGTTGGTCGTCAACGGGGGGCTGGAATTGGTGGGGGAAATGATGAACGCGAACAAACCCTGAACCAATTGTTAACCGAAATGGATGGGTTTGAAGGCAATACGGGAATTATTATTATTGCCGCGACCAACCGTCCTGATGTTCTGGACTCTGCGTTACTGCGTCCGGGTCGTTTTGACCGTCAAATTACTGTTGACGCCCCGGATATTAAAGGTCGTTTAGCGGTGTTGGAAGTTCACGCCCGCAATAAGAAAATTTCTGAGGCAGTGTCCTTAGAAGCCATTGCCCGTCGGACTCCAGGGTTTACCGGGGCTGACTTAGCCAACTTGCTCAACGAAGCGGCGATTTTAACGGCCCGTCGTCGCAAAGAAGGCATCACCATGTTAGAAATTGATGATGCGGTGGATCGGGTGATTGCCGGGATGGAAGGAACCCCCTTAATTGATGGCAAGAGTAAACGATTAATTGCTTATCATGAAATTGGTCATGCTATTGTCGGAACTCTGCTCAAAGACCATGATCCGGTACAGAAAGTAACCTTAATTCCCAGGGGTCAAGCTCAGGGGTTAACTTGGTTTACCCCCGATGAAGATCAAGGGTTAATTTCTCGTTCTCAAATCCTAGCGCGGATTAGCGGAGCTTTGGGAGGACGGGCAGCCGAAGATATTATTTTCGGAGATTCGGAAGTGACGACGGGTGCAGGAGGCGACTTACAACAGGTTGCAGGTATGGCCCGCCAGATGGTGACTCGTTACGGAATGTCCGATTTAGGGCCGTTATCGCTAGAATCTCAGCAGGAAGTGTTCTTAGGTCGAGATTTTGCCACTCGCACGGAATATTCTAATGAAATTGCCTCTCGCATTGATGCTCAAATTCGGACTATTGCCGAACATTGTTATCAGCAAGCTTGTCAAATTATTCGGGATAATCGGGAAGTGATTGATCGGTTAGTGGATCTTTTAATTGAGAAAGAAACCATTGATGGCGATGAATTCCGGCAAATTGTGGCTGAGTACACAGAAGTTCCTGAAAAAGAACGGTTTGCGGTTGTTCTTTAA
- a CDS encoding aminopeptidase P N-terminal domain-containing protein, with amino-acid sequence MITQAEYRQRREQLMANMKQGTAIFRSSPMAVMHNDVEYNFRQDSDFFYLTGFNEPNAVAVLAPHHEEHRYILFVQPKDPEKETWSGYITGVEKAKELYGADEVYPINELDEKLPQYLQKAERIYYRLGRDEKFNETILKHWQRLLRVYPKHGTGPIAIEDVCTILHPMRLIKSEAELALMRKATEISVKAHNHALEFAQPGRYEYEIQAEIEHIFGLNGGTIAYPSIVASGKNACILHYVENNCQMQDNDLLLIDAGCCYQYYNGDITRTFPVGGKFTPEQKIIYELVLKAQLAAIEQVKPGNPYKNIHDTAVRVLVEGLMDLGLLVGDIEEIIKEEKYKPFYMHRTGHWLGLDVHDVGVYQWGENPQPLQPGQVLTIEPGIYISPNIKLVEGQPEVPECWRGIGVRIEDDVLVTSEGYEVLTAGVSKSVEAMER; translated from the coding sequence ATGATTACTCAAGCAGAATATCGGCAACGACGAGAACAATTAATGGCAAATATGAAGCAGGGAACGGCTATTTTTAGAAGTTCGCCAATGGCTGTGATGCACAATGATGTTGAATATAATTTTCGCCAAGATAGTGATTTTTTCTATTTAACCGGGTTTAATGAACCCAATGCGGTTGCAGTTTTAGCTCCCCATCATGAAGAACATCGATATATTTTATTTGTGCAACCGAAAGACCCGGAAAAAGAAACCTGGTCAGGTTATATTACTGGAGTTGAAAAAGCCAAAGAACTGTATGGAGCGGATGAAGTTTATCCGATTAATGAATTAGATGAAAAATTACCTCAATATTTACAAAAAGCTGAACGGATTTATTATCGTTTAGGACGGGATGAAAAATTCAATGAAACCATTTTAAAACATTGGCAACGCTTATTAAGAGTATATCCTAAACATGGCACGGGGCCGATTGCAATTGAGGATGTTTGTACGATTTTACATCCCATGCGCTTAATTAAAAGTGAGGCGGAATTAGCATTAATGCGGAAAGCGACAGAAATATCGGTGAAAGCCCATAACCATGCTTTAGAATTTGCTCAACCCGGACGATATGAGTATGAAATTCAAGCGGAAATTGAACATATTTTTGGCTTAAATGGCGGAACCATTGCCTATCCTTCGATTGTTGCGTCTGGAAAAAATGCTTGTATTTTGCATTATGTTGAAAACAATTGTCAAATGCAAGACAATGATTTACTGTTAATTGATGCCGGATGTTGTTATCAATATTATAATGGAGATATTACTCGAACTTTTCCAGTAGGGGGTAAATTTACCCCGGAACAAAAAATTATTTATGAACTGGTTTTAAAGGCTCAATTAGCTGCTATTGAACAAGTAAAACCCGGAAATCCTTATAAAAATATTCATGATACAGCCGTGAGGGTTTTAGTGGAAGGGTTAATGGATTTAGGATTATTAGTAGGGGATATAGAGGAAATCATTAAAGAAGAAAAATATAAACCGTTTTATATGCACCGAACCGGACATTGGTTAGGGTTAGATGTGCATGATGTGGGGGTGTATCAATGGGGTGAAAATCCACAACCTTTACAACCCGGACAGGTGTTAACCATTGAACCCGGAATTTATATTTCTCCTAATATTAAACTTGTTGAAGGACAACCAGAAGTTCCCGAATGTTGGCGAGGAATAGGGGTGAGAATTGAAGATGATGTATTAGTCACTTCTGAAGGGTATGAGGTGTTAACCGCAGGGGTTTCTAAGTCTGTAGAAGCAATGGAACGTTAA
- a CDS encoding phosphotransferase, translating into MMLLNQPNLKQDESEIREHNDIFPISYSTLDVRALISEILSCYPIDTVEKCKFWHRGLSDVYFIKTQTSRYFLRISHQHWRCRAEIEFELELLDFLHDHQIPVAYPLRTTEGELFIEINAPEGKRYAVLLVNAPGQIAIGDLNISQSLKLGATVGKIHQVALNFQPSVQRQPLNSDYLLESSFLTIAPHLKKRPTDLNCLADIVFQLKAQLQNLPQNPPFWGICWGDPHSGNAHFTSDDQITLFDFDQCGYGWRAFDIAKFLQVSLQSGLSKKVREAFLVGYEGINPLTELEKSNIQALTQTAHIWAWAISIINAEQFNYSRLDPSYFTRYLQQLKRLHSPDWQ; encoded by the coding sequence ATGATGCTTTTAAATCAACCTAATTTGAAACAGGATGAATCTGAAATTAGGGAACATAATGATATTTTTCCGATTAGTTACTCTACCCTGGATGTTAGAGCATTAATCAGTGAAATTTTAAGTTGTTATCCTATTGATACCGTTGAAAAATGTAAATTTTGGCATCGAGGGTTAAGTGATGTTTATTTCATAAAAACTCAAACTTCTCGTTATTTTTTAAGAATATCCCATCAACATTGGCGATGTCGAGCAGAAATTGAATTTGAGCTTGAATTGCTAGATTTTTTGCATGATCATCAAATCCCAGTTGCTTATCCCTTAAGAACAACAGAGGGAGAATTATTCATTGAAATTAATGCACCTGAAGGCAAACGATATGCAGTATTATTAGTTAATGCGCCCGGTCAAATTGCCATTGGAGATTTGAATATCAGCCAAAGTTTAAAATTAGGCGCGACCGTTGGTAAAATTCATCAAGTGGCTTTAAATTTTCAACCTTCGGTTCAACGCCAACCTTTAAATTCTGATTATTTATTAGAGAGTTCCTTCCTAACCATTGCTCCCCATTTAAAAAAAAGACCAACAGATCTAAACTGTTTAGCAGACATTGTATTTCAACTCAAAGCTCAATTGCAAAATTTACCTCAAAACCCTCCTTTTTGGGGAATTTGTTGGGGTGATCCCCATAGTGGGAATGCTCATTTTACTTCCGATGATCAAATTACCCTATTTGACTTTGATCAATGTGGATATGGGTGGCGAGCATTTGATATTGCTAAGTTTTTACAAGTCTCCTTACAGTCGGGACTGAGTAAAAAAGTTCGAGAAGCTTTTTTAGTCGGGTATGAAGGCATTAACCCATTAACTGAACTGGAAAAAAGCAATATTCAAGCCTTAACTCAAACGGCTCATATTTGGGCTTGGGCAATTAGTATTATTAACGCAGAACAGTTTAACTATAGCCGTTTAGATCCGAGTTATTTTACTCGATATTTACAACAATTAAAACGCTTACATTCCCCAGACTGGCAATAA
- a CDS encoding HD domain-containing protein produces MLSDKFTEALVYAAQLHATQIRKGSGVPYIAHLLGVASIALEYGANESEAMAALLHDAIEDQGGAKIRDEIQHRFGETVAQIVEGCTDTDITPKPPWRQRKEEYIAHIPHASASVRLVSAADKLYNAQSILKDYRQIGENLWQRFTGKKEGTLWYYRSLVDAFRQVESTPLVEELDRVVSELEQLVKLAD; encoded by the coding sequence ATGCTTTCCGACAAATTTACCGAAGCCTTAGTTTATGCAGCGCAACTCCACGCCACCCAAATTCGTAAAGGTTCAGGAGTGCCTTATATTGCTCATCTGTTGGGAGTTGCCAGTATTGCTTTAGAATATGGGGCTAACGAATCAGAAGCGATGGCAGCCCTTTTACATGATGCAATTGAAGACCAAGGAGGTGCTAAAATTCGAGACGAAATTCAACACCGTTTTGGGGAAACCGTCGCCCAAATTGTTGAAGGATGTACCGATACTGATATTACCCCTAAACCTCCTTGGCGACAACGAAAAGAAGAGTATATTGCCCATATTCCCCACGCTTCTGCTTCGGTGCGGTTGGTTTCTGCGGCTGATAAACTCTATAATGCTCAATCGATTTTAAAAGATTATCGTCAAATCGGGGAGAATTTATGGCAAAGATTTACAGGCAAAAAAGAAGGAACTTTATGGTACTATCGATCCTTGGTAGATGCCTTTCGTCAAGTGGAATCAACACCTTTAGTTGAAGAATTAGATCGGGTTGTTTCTGAGCTTGAACAATTAGTTAAACTGGCTGATTAA
- a CDS encoding adenylate kinase, protein MRLVILGGPGAGKGTQAKLLCSYLGIPCLDIGQILRQKIRAQTELGRQAKPFVEQGELVPDEIMIQFVRQQLLDPDVAKGWLLDGYPRTAFQAEELDFLLEDLDQRLNWVIYLNVPEKVLKNRSLERSRADDQLGIIERRIELFYQRTIPILEYYEPRGHLLDVNGEQPPEQIYQEICQRLK, encoded by the coding sequence GTGAGACTGGTAATTCTAGGGGGGCCGGGAGCCGGAAAGGGAACTCAAGCCAAACTGCTATGCAGCTATTTGGGTATTCCTTGCTTAGATATCGGTCAGATTTTGAGACAAAAGATCAGGGCTCAGACAGAACTAGGCCGACAAGCTAAACCCTTTGTTGAACAAGGGGAATTAGTTCCCGACGAAATCATGATTCAATTTGTCCGTCAACAATTGTTAGATCCTGATGTAGCAAAGGGTTGGCTTTTAGATGGTTATCCCCGCACAGCATTTCAGGCAGAAGAATTAGATTTTTTATTAGAAGATTTAGACCAACGGTTAAATTGGGTCATTTATTTGAATGTTCCAGAAAAAGTGTTAAAAAACCGTTCTTTAGAGCGATCGCGTGCGGATGATCAACTGGGAATTATTGAGCGCCGAATTGAATTATTTTATCAACGGACTATTCCGATTTTAGAATATTATGAACCTAGAGGTCATCTTTTAGATGTGAATGGGGAGCAACCTCCCGAACAAATTTATCAAGAGATTTGTCAACGTCTTAAGTAA
- the thyX gene encoding FAD-dependent thymidylate synthase: MDRFRVEVIAKTPFPQQVIYAAMHQDYSDQFVVEERESWPSEDKAGEIIVKRLLAGERGHYGPLEHCQIVFNCGYFPHSVMQQARTHRIGISFDCQSYRYTSGKVLAVAEGKVDIEEAFYLRPVGYYSDRQGKKYYYSPEQRQQDLNWCFEAAKRYKIDIENGMSEEHARGKVPFDYRQHFVVSFTLRALLHFLDLRFKKDAQLEIQKLCDLMWPHVEDWVPDIAKWYEHTRLGKARLAP; encoded by the coding sequence ATGGATCGATTTCGTGTAGAAGTAATTGCTAAAACTCCCTTTCCTCAGCAGGTGATTTACGCTGCAATGCACCAAGATTATAGCGATCAGTTTGTTGTTGAGGAACGAGAATCTTGGCCGTCTGAAGACAAAGCTGGGGAAATCATTGTTAAGCGTTTATTAGCGGGTGAACGGGGACATTATGGGCCGTTAGAACACTGTCAAATTGTGTTTAATTGTGGTTATTTTCCCCATAGTGTGATGCAGCAAGCGAGAACTCACAGGATAGGGATTAGTTTTGATTGTCAATCGTACCGCTATACTTCTGGAAAAGTATTAGCTGTTGCTGAAGGAAAAGTAGATATTGAAGAAGCTTTTTATTTACGTCCAGTGGGTTATTATAGCGATCGCCAAGGGAAAAAATATTACTATTCTCCTGAACAGCGCCAACAGGATTTAAACTGGTGTTTTGAAGCAGCAAAACGCTATAAAATTGATATTGAAAACGGAATGTCCGAAGAACACGCACGGGGAAAAGTTCCCTTTGATTATCGTCAACATTTTGTTGTCAGTTTTACCTTAAGGGCGTTATTACATTTTCTGGATTTACGGTTTAAAAAAGATGCTCAGTTAGAAATCCAAAAACTCTGTGATTTAATGTGGCCTCATGTGGAAGACTGGGTTCCTGATATTGCTAAATGGTATGAACACACTCGCCTTGGAAAAGCTCGACTTGCACCGTAA
- the dut gene encoding dUTP diphosphatase, producing MKLNILKLKEEAILPQYAHIGDAGLDLFSLADTTIEPGESQLIPTGIAIELPLGTEAQIRPRSGLALKHQITVLNTPGTIDAGYRGEIGVILINHGKTSFNITKGMKIAQMVIAPVLQVEIEEVQQLSDTTRRDNGFGSTGLTSAKLN from the coding sequence ATGAAATTAAACATTTTGAAACTGAAAGAAGAAGCAATTTTACCTCAATATGCTCATATTGGGGATGCGGGATTAGATTTATTTTCCCTAGCTGATACAACAATTGAACCTGGAGAAAGTCAATTAATTCCGACTGGAATTGCCATTGAATTACCCCTAGGAACAGAAGCCCAAATTCGGCCCAGAAGTGGGTTGGCTTTGAAACATCAAATCACCGTTTTGAATACCCCTGGAACCATTGATGCGGGATATCGGGGAGAAATTGGAGTGATTTTGATCAATCATGGTAAAACATCCTTTAATATTACTAAAGGAATGAAAATCGCTCAAATGGTAATTGCACCTGTTTTGCAGGTTGAGATTGAAGAAGTTCAACAGTTAAGTGATACCACAAGACGCGATAATGGATTTGGGTCTACGGGATTAACATCCGCAAAACTCAACTAA
- a CDS encoding deoxycytidylate deaminase → MENSPETYQPPLRPTWDEYFMMMAKLVATRSTCLVFPVGAVIVKDRQIVATGYNGSPSGSIHCTTQGYCYPGLSTCDASPVLPSRAVHAEANAIAQAAKHGISCGGASIYVTLEPCISCLKLIISTGIKEIFYETIFNSGEKAMVRDLYINDGLVTLKQIYLSEEITQKGASFLLNPTSVSTMVKGGQ, encoded by the coding sequence ATGGAAAATTCACCTGAAACCTATCAACCGCCCCTACGACCCACTTGGGATGAGTATTTTATGATGATGGCTAAACTGGTCGCCACACGCTCGACCTGTTTAGTGTTTCCGGTGGGTGCAGTCATTGTTAAAGATCGACAAATCGTTGCTACGGGTTACAATGGTTCGCCCTCCGGTTCCATTCACTGCACGACTCAGGGCTATTGCTATCCGGGGTTAAGTACCTGTGATGCCAGTCCAGTTTTACCCTCTCGTGCGGTTCATGCTGAAGCCAATGCGATCGCTCAAGCCGCGAAACATGGAATTTCTTGTGGGGGAGCCAGTATTTATGTTACCTTAGAACCTTGTATTTCCTGTTTAAAATTAATTATTTCTACAGGAATTAAAGAAATCTTTTATGAGACTATTTTTAATAGCGGGGAAAAGGCAATGGTACGAGATTTATATATTAATGATGGCTTAGTGACATTAAAACAGATTTATCTTTCTGAAGAAATTACTCAAAAAGGAGCCTCATTTTTATTAAATCCGACTTCAGTTTCGACAATGGTTAAAGGGGGACAATAG